In Pan paniscus chromosome 1, NHGRI_mPanPan1-v2.0_pri, whole genome shotgun sequence, the DNA window AGGACTTGGAGGCTTTGGCTGGAGTGGATATGTGTTCCATGATATGTGGGAAGAAAGACATTTTTAGCTTTTTGCTGTGACTCAGGGCAAAGCAAGTGGAGATGATGACCTTCATGGTGGGCTCAGGAAAGCCTGCCAGGCAAGCTCTCTAAAGACTCAACCCAAGATCTGAGAAAATTCAGAGTATCCTGGAATCAAGGCAAGCATCAGGTAGTCAAGTCTCTGGTCCCAGATAGACCTCCATGTTTGTTTGCAGTCTGGGAAATGAGACCTGCTTAAAGCATGACTGGCCTTTTTGAATTTTGTTCTCAGATGACTGTACAAGTAAGAAGAATCAAGTAGGACAGGTGTCTTCGACTCTCAGGTAACTCCAAATTTTCAGGGGCTGTCGAAGATGTAATCTGGTGAAGGATCCAGAAGCAAGAGCCAGAAGCTCAAAGAAACAGGAGCATACATGGCCAGTAAAAAACAAATAGCTTATTTATCCATTAAACCATTATGTATCCTTAGCAATAAGGcagtctcatttttaaaatttttaaaaaaatatattattcttttattttcaccaATTAATTCACCAATTTAGTAAGATAGAGCTGCTCTAACCTATCTGGGTCTTAGGAGTCTTCTGAACCTCCAGGGATCACCTCTGGTTTCCCTTATTTAAAGACCAGAGTAAGATTATATCTGATTTCTTCAAGGGTGATCCAAGGAGTGCTGGAAGATGTAAAACAGCTACAAATTTTCCTTGCAAACAAAAGTTTATACTGTGTCTCTATACTTAGGGAAGGAGATCTAGAAACTGCAAGACACCAGTGAGGCTACATTGCCTGGGGAATCTGTTTTAAATGGCCTATggcaaatactattttaaaaattatgttcacAGAATgagttgaattctttttttttttacatttttaaaattttatttttgagatgaggtcttgctctgttgcccaggctggaatgcagtggcacgatcactgctcactgcatccttgacctcctgggctcaagtgatcctcctcagcctcctaaatagttgggactacaggtgcacaccaccacacccagctcattttttatttttattttttgtagacagagggtctcactatgtttctcagtttggtcttgaattcctggactcaagcaattctcctgccttggcctcccaaattgctgggattacaggcatgtaccgccATGCCCATACCTGGAGTTGAACTCTTATGGGTCTTTGGGTGTTTTGTGAAGGAATCATGAGTGTTATTTAAGGGGCCCATTATGGCTTCGTTTTTCCTCAGGATGTTTGTAGCCAATGCACCGGACAACTGTTGCTCTCTCTGTCCCCGCCTTCCCTCCATACTCTATCCTGAAACAGAAATGATTTGTTTGGCTTCTCCTCTGAAGGAATGATCCTCTTGACCTCCCCTTTACATCTCCTGTGAGCCTCCAGATTAGTACAGCTGTGGCATTAGGtgacctttattttttcttctttcttaccccACTAGTATCTTGAGGAAGATGCATAATATGAGTAAAGTGACAGAAGTCCTAGAGACCAAGTGGGATGCCCGGTCCCAGACTCAGCCCCAGATCTGGTGCAGCAACCACACCCAGTCTACCCCACATCACTCCCTGAGCAGCACGTCTCCACAGCTTGACAAGGAGGAAGTGCATCCTTCAGTGACTGTAGTCAGTGAGTAGCCACATGGCTCCAGTTTTTGGGGGCTCATGCATTGTCTAGGCCAAGAGGTGGCATCTTTGCAGCCGGGCCCTGTAGATCCACCGTGATGTTCCTGGTCGGGCACAGCTCCAGGACTCAGTGCTGAGCATAAGCCCCAAGGTTTTCAGGTAGCTTTTCTCCATTCCCAGTCTCACACGTCATCAGTCACTAGATCCCCTCTGGCACATACATGGTGTTGGTCTTGGGGGGCATGGGTTGGGAAGGGGAGAAAGGGGGCAAATAGTTCCTCTTCACTGCACACAATTATGTCATCTTTCAAACTAGGGACGTGAGTGTTGCTAACATTGTGCACTTAATCCTGGAATCCCTGGGGTAAACAGCCATAGTTCCTATTTTTTGTTCATCACTAAATCATCTTTATCATTTATGCATTTACAGATCCCATCCATCATCCTAATAAGTTTGCTGTAACACCCTCTAAACCATCAGTGAATGGGGCCATGCTGTGAGGTTCAAGCTGAGTCTATCACCAACCAGCGTGTCCCTCCTGAGAATTTCCCTGAGATGGTCCTTGGGATAGCCTTGATAGAGACGGGAAGAGGAGATTAAGTTTTAAACCAgactttcatttttctcctgctcagttttctctttaattttcctCTTGAGAAAAGTGTTTGAAGTTTTAGGCCAGTATGAATCATATCCTAATGTGGACAATaccaagaaattatttttagtccCTGGCTGTATCTggtgtttttttctaaattggcAATTTTAAGTAATGAGTGAGCCATAATGgtttttagttgttgttgttgtttttgagacggagttttgctgttgtcgcccagactagagtgcagtggcacaatctcagcttactgcaacctctgcctcccgggttcaagtgattctcctacctcagcctcccaagtagctgggattacaggtgcttgccaccacgccaggctaatttttatatttttagtagagatggggtttgaccgtgttggccaggctggtctcaaactcctgacctcaggtgatccaactgcctcagcctcccaaagtgctgggcttacaggcatgagccaccatgcccggcccataatGGGTTTTGATCTGGTACTATTCCTGTTTCTCATTTCACAATGAGGAGCAAAGCGGCAAAATGTTTCCTCTAAGATTATAGCAGCCAAGGAAAGACAGGAACTTCTCATtgattgagcacctattatgctCACAATATTGACCACTATACatatatttcctcatttaattGACACAGTGATCCCCTCAAATAGGTAGTGGTGTTCTGCTTTTATAGTGGAGGACACTGAAGCTCAGCAAAGTTAAGGAACTTACTGAAGACAAAGCAGCTTGGGGTAACATACACTTTGAGTCTACCTGACTCAAAGCTCAGGTTCTGAGCATTTCACTCTGCAGTCTGAGAAGTCAGGGGCTGCATACAAAGGGTGCTCACTCCTTCTCAGCCCCTCTTTTGCTAGGCTTCTGGAGCCAGGGTTTTTCTCATTCCACTTTTTCTGCTCTGTGCACCCAGCAGAGTTCTGGCCTCTGAAGATGGGACAAGACCTTACACATATTACACTTCTATCTAAGAATTTGTAAATAGATGAGCTGCCCTTGATATGTACATCACCTATTCCAAGGGGCCAATGGGACTTTTACGTGCATCCTTGATTCAGTTGCCCAGAGGCACTTGTTTCAACCTCAGCACTGCCCCAAGAGATGGCAGAAGGGCAAGCCCATGCTTCCCTTACCTGCAATCCCTGCCACTGCCTGCAGTGAGGTGTGGCCTCTGGAATGATGCTTCTGGAGAGCACCAGCTTTACTTTTTGCCACAACTATCTTTCCTGAGGGAGATCGAAGCCCTTCTCTTTCCCACTTGAAGTCACTGTCCTTTCACAGGGGCAACTGTTTATCACCACTTCCTCTTTGGTTTTTGAACCAAAATTTCTAGAACAGTCAACCTGTAGTGCACTGGCATGACAGCTACATTGTGAGGCCAAATTTCCTTCAGAAAAGTCTAGTCTCTGTTGCTTTCCATCTGCAGTGTAGGGCATGTTCCCCGTGTGGTATGGCCAGGGAACGTTAAAACACTGATCACTGTTACTGATAAAACTTAGAACTTCCTATGGCCATGGTTGAGAGTAAACTGATTTTCTGAGATAAAGGAGGTTTGAAAGGGGGTGGTAATCACATTTTGATTGAGTTCCTACTTTTAGTCAGGCATTTATTAAAGACTTAACATAGTTGTCGTTACTCTTTATCTCACAGTGATTCTAATTAGTATCTGATATTTTATAAATTGGAGAAGGAGAGACCTACTGGATACTGATTTAAATATACAGTTCCTAAAAGAACGTGATGTTGTTGAGGGCAAACAGAAACCTCACTCCCACCTGCTCAGAGGAGAAACTTGTCTATTCTTTAGCCCTTGATAATAATCCTTGAAAGGGAAAGACTCTAAAACTTTTCTCTGAATTACGGCCCTGCCACCCCAGCTGGGTTTTTCTCTCAAAGGGAGACAGTAATGAAGGGCCCAGAGGATCTGGCCATGTTCTCATGGCATCATTGAGCTGTAAGATGCCATGTATTTTGTGATTCTACAATCCTCTATGCAAGAGTACACTAGCTATTCTATGGACAGGAGCCAGACAATGTGAGCTGTACATAAGAATTATTTTTGCAGTGTCAAAAGCCATTCTAGGTGGAATCCAAATCACCACTTGCCTTAGACAGACACCCCCTCAGCTTCACTGCAGGTCCAGAGTCAGCCGAGGCCACAGAGAGAACCACCAGGAGTGGAAGCAACACTCTCTAGGTTCTCTGCACATTGTCCAGAAGTGGAGgccattttctcctcctcctccaacagCCTCAGTGTAGAAAAATCCCAGGAAGGAGTAGCTGGTGTGTTTCTGGCAAGGGCATAGAATGTTGAATAAATAGTCACCTGTTTACAGACCAACAAAATGCTTCACCCCTCACTGTCTGAACTCCTAGGATTGGCTGTGAGTCCTGCTATTAGGAGAAACATTTCTGAAGTACCTCCCCAGGATCATTCCAGCATTGGGAATCATAAAGGGAGCTAGGAGAGGGGCCCCATATTTTTCCTGTGTGTGCGCTGCTCAGGTATTACAACTAACACTACTGCTTATGTCATAGGCTGAGAAATGCCAGTTACTTTAGGGTGAAATGGGGAGTCCTTGGGAAATGAGTCTGATGACATCTGCCTTAGTCTTCATTCCGTGGATTGCTTTATTAGCTTTTGAGggcttccaaaacaaaaaaacacaaaccgGGCGtcttaaaacagaaatgtattctctcacagttctggagatgaaGACGTCTAAAATCAGGgagtcagcagggccatgctccctctgaagacTCCAGGGaaggatccttccttgcctcttcctagcttctggtggtttctgGGTTGTAGACacatcaccccaatctctgcctctcttgTTACATGGTGtccttctctgtgtgtctctttatctctgtgtctcctctcctctcataaggacatcagtcatgtTGGATTTAAGACATACCCCCAATTCAGTATCATCTCATCTTAACTTATTATATCTACAAAAACCCCATttacaaataagatcacattctgaagTTCCAAGTGAACTGAATGAATTTTTGGAGGACACTATTCAACTCACTATAATTACCTTTAAAACACTCATGTATGACTTCCCTGTTGGTTTCTCACTCACATTCCTTTCTGGACAGATGCCAGCCCTGCCATTTCTGCTGATTCAGCTGCTTTGCCCAGCAACCAAGGAACCAGGTCTGCCCAGCCCTTCCATCCTTCGAGCGGCACTGGCCCAGCAGAGCAGGACACTAGAACACGGTAGCAGTGGCCCATGGGAAGAGATGAGGCCTCAAAAAATGAATGCATCTGGAGACCtagcctccttctcctctttgtACCAACCCAACTCCGAAACCTCTGGTAAAACACAAAGGAGCACTTAGTGAAATTGAGCCCATTGATAGGAATGACACATTCCTTTCCTGGCCAGAGGATTTTTTGGTTCCTCTGTTAGAACCTGGTTCATAAAAAATGATAGGACAATATGTAGATCAGCCAGACAGTGAGAACCAGCTCAGTGCTTGTTCTTTGTAAGTGCCTTCTCCTAGCCACCCTACCTAGGAACTCACTCTGGGCAGGAGAGTAGGAGAAGTCAGGGACATTCTGAGGTGCTCTACAAGGAGGATAAGTTACCTCACACTTAAATGTTGCCTTCTTTCTGTGCTACAACCTTCTTAGGCCTAGATTAAGACTGTCCTGGAATGCTAAGCTCAGATTTCCATGGGGAAGGTCTTCCTTAGGTCAGGAGCTACTGTCGGATGGGAAACTATTTCTACAGAGTCACCCACCCCTACACACTCTTTCCACTCTTTCACACACATCTTTCACACACACTGTGCATACAACCACGTGCCAATCCTGCCCCCATAAACATTGCTTTTGGATTTGGAGCCAAACATCCTGGCACCCGGCAGCTAGGAGTGCAGCTATTTAGAGGAATGGCTTGAAGCAGCTCCATTTCTGTGTCCCAGGTAGTGTAAcaataagacattttaaattcTCAGAGAAAAACCTGACCCTACGCAAAATCTCCCAGTGGGTGAAGCCTATTCTCAGCCTCCTCTCTCTGTGcatctttttccttccttggAGATTGTTCCCTTCTCTCCTGTTCCCCCCCTTCAGATCCTGATACCTTCCCAAGCTCTTCCATGTTCCTCTTTGCCAAAACTGGTTAAAGGAGAACATTCACTATCACTCATTATTCACAGCCTGGTTTAATTTCATATGCACTTACCTTGGTCTTTCTGTCTGTGAGTGAGTGAAATCTCAAAGGCTGTTGAGTCGGGATCATCATCGGGGAGAGGGATGAGGTAGAGAGGGAGATTCTCTGGATTGTTTTCCATACCAAGGAGGTAGACAGCCTTTCCCATTACTAGGCCAGTTCTGCCTAGAGGCCTTTAGCAGTTTCTCACCCTGTGTCCATCTCCCTTAGATGTACTTGGTGGTCTCTGTCTGGGAGGAGGCCTGTGGTGTTTCCTTACAGGGGGCCACCCTGTGATTGAAAGCCCAGGACTTTTAAGTAAAGTTGCCTGGTGCTTCCTGAATGcccaggagagaggaagaagctgACAGAAGGATAGAGATAGGTAGGGATCTTGCAGAGAGATGCCACGCAGGCCCCACAGCTGCCCAGGGATGATCAGGCTTCCCTACCTCCTACCTCTCCTATGTCTTGGTGGTTTGCAGTAGGGGCCAACCTGCTGGAAAAGAATCTTGCTGAGATACAGAACCTGCGCCAGCGCCTGGAGGAGTCCATCAGTCTCAATGACCGCCTGAGGGAGAGACTGGAGCATGTGCTTAGCAATGGTGACCAAGGAAAAGGTAGAAAGGCagaaattttatgtttctgtCCACGTCTAGGGAGTCTCAAAAGGGCACATAGCTTCTTGGGGCAGAGTTTTACCGGTTTAAAGCACATTGGTGTGCATGATTTCACTTGTTCCTTACAATTAGCCCAGATAGGGAAGCAGAAGGGTACTATTGCTCCCACTGAGTGGTTTGACCCAAGCAGGGATAAGTCTAATTCTCAGGACTATCTGAAGTGATGTCATTCTTATATGTCCTTATACTGCCTGGTGCTGTTCTTGGGCTTGTGGCCTGACTGGCGAGTGGTAGCACCAAGGTTTCCATGGTGCCCACTTCAGCAGAATGAGAGCAACGTTCCACATTTATGCCATTACTACATGCCTTTGATATCACCTGCCTCTTCTCTTGTGCTAATGACCCTTATTTCCACACTCTTCACCCTGGATGCTCTCACTTGGAGACCAGTTCTTCCCCATCCCTTCTTCTCTCGTATTAAAGCCAGAAGAATGATGACCTACAACATCATAACTGAAGCCAATTAGTGGGAAAGACCCTGATCCATACCTGAAGCCACTGCACATGAGAGTGTGTGGCCTACTCTGGTGTGCCCAGCAAAACCTGAGCCTGAGCCATATTGCACTGCTATCCCAGTGCATGAGGACCGCAGGTTTTCAGATTAGCTGAGACTAAAACTTTAATGGGTGCAGGAAAGTACATCTTTGAAAGTATCTGTTACCTAAAGGTATGACTTGTCTGGGTTGTTTTTATTCCCTGTGAAGTATCTACCTCCATCTTCCATGGGTAGGACCTGTAGTCCACACCCTAGTTGTGCAACAGGAAAAGGGCTCAGGGAAGCAAACTGGAGTTTTCAGGCTTCCAGAAGGAAAAAATCAAAGCTGAAGTCACTTccatatttcttcctttctgcagCAATGCCCAGTTGTAGAAGCAAAGAGAAGTAGGCAGCACAAAAGTTGACCAGATCCACACAGCCTAAAACTATAATAGCTTATTCCCAATCTAGATAAGGCTGCTTCTTAAAAGATCCCACCTACATGTTCGCAGACTCCTGGCTCCAGGAGTAAATATCTCTGGAAAATCTACATGTCATGTTTAAGTTCCTTTCCCAATCTTTGCAGATAATCAGAGAGTCACTAGCTGTCAACTAGAAAGCTTGGtgtctctcttcctgtctttccCACTTTCACCTGGGTATGGAATAGGAGAGAAGAAATGTAAGTTTTTGTTTGGTACAATCAATGAATTTCCTAAATCCCTCCAGACTTCATTGCAgccctgtctctccctccctagGTACTGCACAGTCCACTGTAGCCCCTCATTCATATACTCAGAGTCACTCTTCTGGCTGTGGCGAGGACATCCTGTGACATGATGCCTAGAGAGTCTGGAAGAATGTTCTCCAGAACTTTTCCAGCCCTATCCAACAGAATTCTTGGGTGGGAACTTGGAGGCACTGGATATTATCTTTAAATGAAGAgatcaaattaataaattatttttaaaattagtgtttatatttatttattgaacacctataaAGAGTAAAATTTgtgtagaaaagaataaaaccagAATGGTCTGAAATGTGTGGAAAAGGTTAAAGGAGAAATGAGTTTTCTTTATTAGCTATCTCTGTTTCAGAAGACTAGAATGGGAATTTCACTGCTGTGGGAAGGtaagaaatattaatagataGTGAGGATGTAGAATTCCTTGACTTCCATTACATGCTTAGGAAGAACAGAAAAACTGTCACATGTGAAAGGATTGCAGAATAAAAtctgaatgttttaaaatgaggACAACTTACCATACCAGCTGAGCTTCACTCAAGAGAATGACAGAACTCGTGAAGAGCACGCTTGCCTCGAGCCTGGaatatagccattctgactactgtgagatgatatctcactgtagttttaatttgcatttctctgatgattagtgatgtgcattttttcatatgtttgttggccgcttgtatgtgttcttttgataagtgtctagccatgtcctttgcccattttttaaatagggttatttggttttgtcttgttgatttaagttccttatagagtctggatattggtcctttgtcaggtgcatagttttcaaatattttctcccattctgtaggttgtctgtttactctgttgattatttcttttgctgtgcagaagctttttaagtttaagtcccatttgtcaatttttgtttttgttgcatttgcttttgaggtcttagtcataggccaatgtcaagaagaggttttcctaggttttcttctagcatttttatagtttgaCATCCTATATTTAAGTCTGTAAACCATCTGAATTAATTTATGTATATGGTgggaggtaggggtccagtttcattcttctgcatttggctagccagttttcccagcaccatttattaaatagggtatcattttcctcattgtttatttttgtcaactttgttaaagatcagttggttgtaggtgtgtgactttatttctgggttctctattcttatCCATTGAttcatgtgtctatttttgtgtcggtaccttgctgtttttgttgctatagccttgtagtatagtttgaagttaggtaatgtgatgcctctggatttgttctttttgctttggattgcTTGACTATTCGGgccattttttggttccatggggattttttttttttttttttttgagacagggtctcactctgtcacccaggctagagtgtagtggcatgatctcggctcacttcaacctctgcctctgggttcaagtgattctcccacctcagcctcttgaattagctgggactataggtgtgtgctaccacgcctgctaacttttgtgtgttttggtagagatggggtttcaccgtattggccaggctgcccttgaactcctgacctcaagtgatcctcctgcctcagcctcccaaagtgctgggattacaggtgtgagccacaatgtcCAGCcccataataattttataatttttttttaaattctgtaaaaaatgacattggtaactTGATAGGAATTGCGTTGAATctttagattgctttggatagaatggtcattttaacaatattgattcttccagtccacaagcatggaatgttttcccatttgtttgtgttgtctattatttctttcatcagtgttttgtagttctcccagtagagatctttcacctccttggttaaatatattcctaggtgttttgtttatttgtgtgtgtgtgtgtgtgtgtgtgtgtgtgtgtggctattttaaatgggattaagTTCTTGACTTGGCTGTCAGCTTGAGCAtttttagtgtatagaaatgctactgatttttgtatgctcaTGTTGtaacctgaaactttactgaacttGTTTTTCAAGTCTAGGAGTATTTTGGAGGAATCTTTATAGAGGTTTCTAGATGGAGGATCATGTCTTtggtgaacagagataatttgacttccctttttcctatttggattgcttttatttctcctgACTGATTACTCTGGCCAGgatttccagtactgtgttgaataggagtggtgagagtggacgtccttgtcttgttctagttattagggggaatgcttccaacttttgcctattcagtatgatattggctatgggtttgtcatagatggctcttattattttgagttatgttcctttgatgcctggTTTGTTGAAGGTGTGTATCATGCAACGGATGtaacattttattgaatgctttttctgcatctattgggataatagtatggtttttgtttttaattctgtttatgcagtgaatagcatttttttttttgcgtctgttgaaccatccttgcatcctaggaataaagcccacttgatcatgatgaattatctttttggtgtgctgctggattcagtttgctagtattttgttgagaatttttgcatctatgttcatcagggatattggcctgtagttttctttttttattgtgtccctgccagattttggtatcaggatgatactggtttcatagaatgagttaggaatcCCTCATccccaattttttggaatagttttagtaagattggtaccagctcttctttgcacgtctggtggaattcagctgtaaaATTCTGTCTGGTCCAGGGCTCTTTCAGATTAGtagaatttttattactgattcaattacataactcattattggtctgttcgggatttcaatttcttcctggttcaatcttaaGAAGCTGTGTGCTTCCAGGAATTTaactatttcttctaggtttttctagtttgtgcatgtAGAGatgctcatagtagtctctgaggatcttttgtatttctgtgatatgagttgtaatgtcacctttgtaaTTTccgattgtgcttatttggatcttt includes these proteins:
- the LOC106635276 gene encoding myomegalin-like isoform X2, with the protein product MKLGRVASALLIQHVENTLKTFEELLQSNNIDHYMEQHYCEQLAKGSQLAESLARKFSTDDCTSKKNQVGQVSSTLSILRKMHNMSKVTEVLETKWDARSQTQPQIWCSNHTQSTPHHSLSSTSPQLDKEEVHPSVTVVSTAQSTVAPHSYTQSHSSGCGEDIL
- the LOC106635276 gene encoding neuroblastoma breakpoint family member 6-like protein isoform X1, with the protein product MKLGRVASALLIQHVENTLKTFEELLQSNNIDHYMEQHYCEQLAKGSQLAESLARKFSTDDCTSKKNQVGQVSSTLSILRKMHNMSKVTEVLETKWDARSQTQPQIWCSNHTQSTPHHSLSSTSPQLDKEEVHPSVTVVNASPAISADSAALPSNQGTRSAQPFHPSSGTGPAEQDTRTR